Within the Leishmania donovani BPK282A1 complete genome, chromosome 13 genome, the region TTACCGCAGTAGCTGCTGCCGTTTTCACTGGCTCTGAACAGGGgtgacagcgacgaggatgacgctgccgcggcagtcGCTGGGGTGGCTGCTGAGACACTACCGGCGCCGAAGGTGCTGAAGAGAATGTTCTCGCTGTTCTTGAACGGGTCGTCATGGCGTTGTAGGGTTGGTGAAGAGAAGGGCGAGCGAGGCGCATGCGAATTGGTGTTCGGGAATATTTTCGACGGCGAGTGCGTCCGCCTGGTCGAGCGGTCGAACGGGTGACTCGACATGACAGACGGATGCGTCGAGCAACAACAGCCACAAACGAAAGAAGCAAGCAAACGAAGAGCCGTGAAAagaaccaccaccaccaccacaaagCGAAGCAGGCAGCAGGCAGCAGGGGTGGCAGCGTACGGGCTGTAttgggtggtggtggtggtgttgggggggggggacacgTGAAAGGAATCAGCAGTACAAAGCGCAGGGGCACGGCCAACGGCCGCTTTAcatggggggaggggggggggcgcacgTCCACACACGGACACGGAGCGAGCGCGAGAGCGAGTCGCTTTCAAAGTGGAAACAAATACAAAAGAgacgcaacaacaacagaaagcAGAGGCgggaaagaaggaggggggagaagggagaggagagagggtggcgtgtgtgtgtgtgtgtgtatgtctgtCTGGAGTGACGGGCGTGGGAGAAGTGAGGCGACAGGAAAGGACACGCACCGCACGTACGCacgcgcaaacacacacacacacaaacacgccAGGcttgggggagggaaaggatGGTGGGTGTGAGTCGCTGAGGTGGTCGTGGCTTTGGGAAGTCGCCACAAGACTTCGATCGCGCCTTCTTCGTCGATAGTGACAGCGATGAGGTTAAGGAGGGGGTCCGCTTCCGCacgcgctgctctcctcccACCTCACCGGCGTGAGGTGCAAGCAGCTGGAGCACAAAGACACAGAAGCAAAGAACACACCAGAATCTGTATGCTCGTGCGCCAGAGAAGGAACGAAAGAAATCGTGGCAGTGATGCTGACCGTACCCCTCTTCGTATAAGTGCTTGAGGGAACCGTTCGTGGGTACGCGATGCCGAGGTACTCGCTGTTCGATGGGCCAACCTATCCAtcgcgtatgtgtgcgtgacgATAAGGTGGATGAGAAGCAGTGCAGTCATGCGAGGCAGTGCCCAAGAAGGAAAGAATGGAGacaggaggagaagagcgaagCAGAtaagagcagcggcgcacacgcgcgcacgcacgcacgtacacacatacacacacacgcacaacacGAAAGAAACAGCAGGGAAGCCTGAGGTCAGCATGGACAGTTGGCACGCCGTCGTCATGTTTCTGCCATTTCTGCTCTTTCTTCTCGGCCGAGCACGCGATGTCTCTGCTTCGCTGTTTGCCGCTCCGCTCTCGCTGTTCGCTTGTTGTTCACCTGAACCGTATTGAACACCAACGCAGagtgcacacacaagccCACCAACACGTCCCATCACATGGGCACTCACCACTGCCGACAGCATTGACACCGTCGCGGTATCCCTCGTGCGTTGGCTTCCGTCAcctcccccactccccgCATTCAACGGGCATCTTCCCCGCATAGGCGCGACAAGCCTGATCGACTGCTTGGCGTCGAAGCGGAAAGGGAGGCTGCGAGAAATACGGGAGGGCGTGAGACGCTAGtcacggcgcgcagcactggcagcagcaccggcccACTTcaacgcacagacacagccGCTTACCTGTAACCCTTGTTCTCTGTCTTACGGTTGCTGCGGAACGGCtgcttgctgccgctgcggctttGGCTGTGACTTGGGTGTCGCCCCATCCGTCTTCAGtgctgcgtctgctgctAGGTGGAGAAGGTGACCACACTTCACAATGTCGGCTGGAGCGCGTGTGCCAAGTTAGCGCTCTGCGGCCATATGCTGCACGATGGGGTCGCTAAACGCGATGGTGGTAGGCTTATTGAGCTTCTTGCGGAAGAAGGAAGAGCAAAGGACGGAGAGGAGCGTGTCGTAGCCCTTGGAGTTGATCTGCAGCCTCTTCATCAGTTCTGCATTGTAGCCGTCGGCCCGCTGCATCAAGACGTGATACGTTCTTCGGCCCAGAAGCGCACCTTTTTTCTTGACGGAGCTTGTGGTAGTTGCCGAGCTTCCTTGAACACAGCGCCGAGTCGGGTGACGAGGGGccggtgaggcggcggcggcagccgtcgtTGCTGGGGTACTGGCTGTGGCGATGTCGAAGACCTCGACAGTGCTCGCCTTCGCGTCCTCGTCGAGCAAGTCGAGGGCCAGCTCCACCATAATTGGCCTGTTGCCCAACCCAGGTCAGGTAATCGTCTCCATCGTCAAGGACATCGCATTCTCAATGACAGCATGGTAACACACAATGATGACGTTGCGCATCATGCCGCCTTCGATCACGGGGCCGAGAGTCGGCCAGCCGCGAAAGACGTGCACGCATTCGCTTGATTCGGAATGCGAAGTTGtggagaaagggagaagacCAGAGGCGCTGACCACCGAAGCACACCTGCCCATCCACGATGGTGGGCGCGTGTCTGACAAGGGTTGCGAGAGAGTGGATGGGTGAGTAGTGGAGGGCAGGGGAGTTGCTGGGCAGAAAAATGGCGACAGCAGTTGGATAGCGAAACGAAAGGAGACGCCGTTAAAACGGCGACATCAGAAGGGCCCCATTCACGAGAGCGGCACCGTtagggcgcagcagcagcagcacggcattcgggcgctgccgcacccacACAGGAAAAAAGGGCTCAGTGCCCTTGTTCTACCTGCTTCATTAGACCAGGCAAGAGACACTCATaacaggggagggggaggggttcGTTGCTGCCCAgccacgcatgcacacacgctcgcgctCGTCATGCCCGAGGCACTTGTTCCTCATCCCCGCGtctgcccctccccaccccccaccagGCACATGCCCCCCTTCCATCGAGCAGGCAGAGTCTCCGACTAtcaaagaaagaggaggtgatggagagagagacgccggagaggaagggggacgATATTACTTTGTTCGTTCGTGGCTCGACATgacagagacacacatcAGTGGGTCACGTTTACATACACCGATGCGCATACACCTGCCAGCCTGCCTGCACAGGTGCACCAAGGCATAAGGGCAGGGAAGAGCGCCAagacccctccccctcccccaaaaaaaGAAGTCCCCGCCGCGCAGGTCATCTAATATACATGTCACCCACGCCATCctcagcgagagagagagaggcaaacacgcacacacacacacacgccacaaCCATGCGCGGACGTGCAAACTGCATtccctccacccacccccacaccacCACTGTAGACGATGTtgctgcttttccttttcttcgctcTGTTGGCAGCGATTAGCGGTGCTTCGCCTCATCCTCGGATGGCTTAAAGTCCTCAACGGCGTTGGCGCGCCGCATCAtcaccggcagcgacgcTTGGAAGTCATGGTAACGCTGCACCTGAGCAGCGTTCAGTCCAGTCGTGACGGCCAGCGCAGGGACAAACTCCTCAGCTGCGATCGGGTTATGGGCCAGCCGCTCCATCCGGTGGGCGGTGAGCGTCTGCGTGACGCAGTCGCGCAGCTGGCCAGCGGAGAGGCCATCCGTGAGCAGGGAGACGTGGCGGATGGCTTCCGCGATGGATGCCTCTGCTGCAggggtgacggcggtggagtGAACCGTATCCAGCCGCGCCTTGATGAAGGttttcagcagcgcctcacGGGTCGCAAAGTCGGGGGCGGCGAGGTGCACGGCTCGCTGAAAGATGTTGCAcagggcggcggtgtcggcacACCACGGCTCCGTCGACGTGGCCACTACCAAAACACGATCTGTTGGCTGCAGACTTGCGATGCCCTTGAGCAGCTCCTTCTTCAGCTTCTTTCCACGCGTCAGCTCGCCGtccttcttcttccctcgCTTGCCGCCCTTCCCAGGAAAGATCTTCTCGATGCGGTCTATGTAAATCACCGATGGCCCCTTCATGCGTGCCGTGTAGAAGACGACCTGCACCATCTTGGCAATACCCTTGGTGGTGAGGAAGTTAGCAGGCGACAGATTGAAGAAGCGAGCACCACTCTCGTTGGCGATGGCATAGGCGAGGAGGGTCTTTCCAGAGCCGGGTGCACCGTAGAGCAACAGCCCTGTCGGGTGCGGGGCCAGGTCGTGCACCACCTGCGACCCCAGAGGCAGCACCGCGTAgtcggtgacggcggcgcgcacctcGGCGGCAGACGGGTCCTTCAGCCACGAGGACGGCTGCGCGTACGCTTTGAAGAGCGTCTCCATCTTCTCCTTCGGCATCCCGATCGCGTGTTGCACGTCGTCGTTCCACCCGCGCAGCACACGCTTCCACTTCTTCTCGATCTCCTTATCAACggtctgcgtgcgcagcaggcgatCCAGCGGCCCGGCCGAGACGCCAAGGGGGCCGACGAAGGACGAAAGCCGCACatccggcggcggcagctgcagcttgtTCTCGTAGACGGTGGTGTTGAGGTAGGACTCCAAATCTTCGCCCTTGGTCGGGTCGCGCAGCTTCGGCTTTTTGGcggccttcgccttcttACCCTTTCGGccgcccttcttcctcttgccagcgttcttctccgcctcgaGACGTTCCTTGAGGTTGTTCACCTCCATCATCACGAGCTGGTCGACGCACTGGCGCAGATCCTGCATAATGCCGCGGGGGCCATCCAGCAGCTCCCGCCTCAGCAAAGTCTCGTCATAGGGCTGATCCAGGTCGCCCTTCTCCACGCGGGTGCGGCGGAACTGCTCCTTCCAGAGCGTGTTGTGCCGCTCGGTTGTGGCGGAGACGTGATCGAGGAAGACGCTGGGCGGTGCGGCTGTCGaggcagaagcggcggcatcgccattGCCTGGGCGGCGAAAGGATTTACGTGGGCCGCCCTGTGCAGTAGCATTGGTGGCTTCGACACTTTCGGACACACGAGATACCGAGCGGCTACTGTAGCCCGTCCCGTTAAGGCTTGCCTTCTCACTGCCGCCTGCCTCAGATCCAACAGACGCGCCAGCCGATCCAGCCTTGCGAGTGCTGCGGCCGAGCAGTGTCAATGTGCCTCCGTCCTCCACTGTGGGAACGTCCATAATGCCGTTCTTAGCCTTCCCATCGAGGCGTGCGTAGGCCATGTGCATCAGCACTTCGTCGAGCATCACCTCAAGCGTCTTGGGCCCTTCCTGGCTTTTCAACTGGCGGTTCATCTCAAGcttcttctgcagcagctccgcctggttcactcgctgccgcgccttGCGATCGTCGTGGTGGATGCTGGCGGCAACTCTTGCCGCGTTACCGCGAACGGCCGCCGTGCTGGTCATCCCCAGAAGCTCCTGCTCCTGTTGGTACCGCTCCTTGGCACGCTTCTGCTGAAGGTAGCCGAGAGCCACCTTCTGTACGATGGTCGCCGCACGATCCTTGCCCGTCAGAGACTGCAGCTCTGCCccatgcgcggcggcgtactgctgctgacggaagagctgcagctggaTCTTTGCTCGCTGCCGAGCTTGACGACCGCGCTCAGCGAGTTGCAGGATGCGTACAGCCTCCTCGACAGACATCGGCGCCGTGTCGCCAtctgccgtcgccggtgaCTTCTCCGCAGTGGTGGGAAACGGGGGCAGAGCTTTAGTGGGGTCCTCAGCGAAAAGTGCCGCGctgtgcgcggctgccgcgagCGCCACCGGGGCCACCCCAGGCGCCGTTTCCTTgtagtgctgctgcagagacAAGACGTACgcccgctcctgcagcagaaCCTCGTGGCGGTCCTCAAGCAGGTAcgttggcagcggcggctccaGATCCTCCGGGGACAGCCTCATCTCCTCGAGCGTGTCGTCCAGCGCCACATAGTCGCCGCAGTGCTCAACAATATTATGACGCGCCTCGAGCATGCGTCCAAGACAGCTGTCCAGTAGTGTGCGCACATCACCGCGGCGCTGTGGCTGAAGCTCCGTGTCATGGATGACGGCAATCTGCCGCGCCAGCCGCACGTACCGCACGTAGAGGGAGAGCCAGTACTGCGCGTAGTACGCATGCCGTGCTTTGGCGTCCATAGGGACGCGCAGGGCGCTCACGTACACATCCTCGCGCTGTACCTCGGCCAGATCCGCCAGGATCTGCTGGTACTGCCGCTGGTAGGAGAGCGTGGACATGTTGTCctgggctgctgctcctgcgacAGTCGCCAACgaccccttcctctctctgccttggTGTGTGCGAGCTCCCCGTGTGGCTTTCACCAGTCGGCCGCACACACCTGAGCATATGCAGCCTTCTTTCGCGTTGCCGCTTGGCCACACGAACAGCCCTCACCTGCACCTGAGGAAGGCAAGAGAaacgagtgtgtgtgtgagagagagagacgagagagagagcagaaCGCGAGAAATTGCGCTGCGTCAGGCCCCGTGCCAACACCGAGGAGGCCAACGGCAATGAGAGGTTATGATCTGCTGTTCGCGTGAGTGCTTTGATTGTGCTCCTCGCTCGTTTCCTTCACCAGTACAGGCATGTGGTCGTGCACAAGAAAACGTGTTGATTCTTCACCGACatgcgcgagagagagagagagaagggcggtTGTGGCGGGGGGTGAGGCTCGAGGAGATGGAAGAAGGGACAACGCTCTATCGAAGTCATCCGCGAGTCAGCATACTCGCCTCCATCAGTGCGATTATcggggtgtgtgcgtgcgtgccgcctACACTGAGCCCATGCCAGCACAAGTCGAGCGCGTCTTTCGTACAAGAACACGCGTAGGCGTGTACGCCTGTGCTCGTGCACTGACGAGACTGCGGGGCCACATGTCCTTTCCCCCTTCCTGTTTCACCGGGTGCAGACATGGGCGCGAGTCCGTTGGGCGCCGAACCTCCTCTGAAGGCAGGGAAAGTGCCCAATAGCGCGAGAGAGTGAAGGGACCATGAAGTCGCTGGGGCTCTTTGTCATGTGAAACAGAGTTCACAGGTAACGTTGGGAGGTGGAATAAAGATCTCGCTTGCACTgaagacaaaaaaaacgCGATCCTCCGCCCGATCTCGTCGCACACTGATGTCCCTGCCACGCGTGCGTCGAGGCCGAAgtagcacacacacagacaggtgcgcacacacacacacacgtgcatacACACGGANNNNNNNNNNNNNNNNNNNNNNNNNNNNNNNNNNNNNNNNNNNNNNNNNNNNNNNNNNNNNNNNNNNNNNNNNNNNNNNNNNNNNNNNNNNNNNNNNNNNNNNNNNNNNNNNNNNNNNNNNNNNNNNNNNNNNNNNNNNNNNNNNNNNNNNNNNNNNNNNNNNNNNNNNNNNNNNNNNNNNNNNNNNNNNNNNNNNNNNNNNNNNNNNNNNNNNNNNNNNNNNNNNNNNNNNNNNNNNNNNNNNNNNNNNNNNNNNNNNNNNNNNNNNNNNNNNNNNNNNNNNNNNNNNNNNNNNNNNNNNNNNNNNNNNNNNNNNNNNNNNNNNNNNNNNNNNNNNNNNNNNNNNNNNNNNNNNNNNNNNNNNNNNNNNNNNNNNNNNNNNNNNNNNNNNNNNNNNNNNNNNNNNNNNNNNNNNNNNNNNNNNNNNNNNNNNNNNNNNNNNNNNNNNNNNNNNNNNNNNNNNNNNNNNNNNNNNNNNNNNNNNNNNNNNNNNNNNNNNNNNNNNNNNNNNNNNNNNNNNNNNNNNNNNNNNNNNNNNNNNNNNNNNNNNNNNNNNNNNNNNNNNNNNNNNCGGTAACGGCAATGGGCACACGAGCACAGGTTGCCTTTTCTGCCAACGCGTGTGCATTCGTTCTCGGCCATACAGCACCGGCCACACGCCACACTGCACCCCCGCCCCACACATCCGCGCCgtgcgcagaggcagcagcagacacacgccggcacagcagtgcgccgactcagtcagctgagcacggccgccgcctcacacTCTACGCAGACCCTCtctgccggtcgccacctgctgcgccccTCGGGGGTGTCCCAGGgcccccacccactcaccccacgcacacacaccagtaggcagtgaGCGTCGGGCgggatgcgttcgagtcacgcggaggcttcgcccatcacatggatgacacaagcgtgtgcgctgtcgcaggtcgctctgGCCTCTCTGCGTCGTGGGCACGGGAACCCCCGTCACCACCCGAAGTGGTTCGGCAGGGGCAGGGGGatagagggggggggagagacggCTGCTTTGGCTTCCCACCCACATCCAGAGAGTGGGCACTAGATCTTGAGACCAGGGTGAAGTATCGCCGGTCATCAGGGAACGGCTAAGCCAACCAAAGCAAACTGAAAGTAAAACATatagcacacgcacacacctctctctctatgaATATaatatatatgtgtatgtatatattacatatatacatatatagagaggtgtgtgtgtgtgtgtgcgtgtgtgtgtcggtgtgtgtaCACGTTTCTTGTGGAGAGGGTGTTCTCCTATGGTTTTGTGCACTTCGACGATTcggtctttttttttggtgttgTTAATCGGCTTTGTCGCGGGGGGCCGCTGCACGTGCGGGCGCCGATCTCGGCACGTGTGCCTCGTGACCCTGCGCAACCCCTAAAAGAATGAAGAGGAAACCAgcgaagcgaaaaaaaaaaccaaaGTAGTTGAGCAGGAGGAGACTTACGCAGgcgcgcgaaaaaaaaagacgtTCCACAGCCAACCGCTGCcggcacacacgtacacatgcCCACCCACAGAggtagacacacacatacacacacgcgcaaaggCAAGCAGACATGCATGTGAAAGTGAGAACATcaacgcgaaaaaaaaacacgaacCCATGTTCGATGCGGATTAGGTAGGAGATAAGAGGGAGTAGCCCCTAAAAGTCAAAGCCaggcaggcgcacgcgcacctgacagagacacagagagggaggtaCAAGCGACGCAGAGGTAGGATGCGGCAGGAGTGCAGCCACATACCAAGCCGCTCGCATGTGCACGCACTTCTCTCCCCGATGCTCTGCCCACGCTCCGCCCTCCCCAAGTGACACCACCAAGCACAGACATTCACTCGGGCCAACCTACGGTCCAGCGCCACGCGTTGCCCTCATTGTCGCCCCCCCACCCAGTGCTTGGATCCTCTTCCTAGTCACTGGCATACAATCTTCACAGCTTTCCACCGTTTTGAACAGCGTACTGTCGCTCCGCGACGTCGCGCAGGGTAGGGAAGAGGTTCTTCTGGAACGTCATGACGCCGAGTACGACCACCACCTCGGTGCCAACGTAGAGGAGCAGGAAAAACCAGTACTTGGCGGTCGACATGAGATCGAAGGCTTGGTAGTAGAAATTCGTGTCACTGAAGACTGAGGGAATGGCGGAGTAGACgagaaacaacaacagaaagagaaaaaTCGACATCGCCATGCCAAACACCTGCAGCCACTGCCAGTAGCGGATCTGCAGGATGAAGCGAGTTTGAATGACGAGGATCAAGCCGCTGAACACGAGCGTGCCGGTCTCGCCGCCGGTGTAGCGCTGATGGGAACCGTCTTGACGGATCAATGTCGGGTAAGCAGCATAGAAGAGGATCACCGCTGTTGTTAGTGATTCGACGAACCACCGCAGAAGCGTCGCCAGGTTAAAGTACTCGCCATGCGACAACGGTGTGTACAGCTTCGGCCGCTCCAGCAGGGCATCTTCGGGGAGGTCCTTATCGAATATACCCATGAAGAAGGGTGGGATACTTGTTAGAAGGACGTTGTAGAAGGTCAGCATCCATCCATCAAAGAGTGTTAGCCCCGAGAAGCCGACGTAGAAGGCGAAGATGAACTGCACCACCGACACAGTAATGTTCTTGTGGAAGCTAACCAGAATGCAGCTGGCGTTGCGGAAGAGCGAGTAGCGGCCATGCACCGCGCAtaggcggcgcaggtgcttGAACCGCGGAATCGCGTAgtcggcggcgagggcggcgtgTGCACCTTCCAGCCCAATAATGCCCACGCCCACACGCCCCTCCCGGATCATGGACACGTCGTTGGCGCCGTCACCGATGGCCAGCGCTGTCTTACCGGTTGACTTCTGGAACATGCGAACGACGGTTGCCTTCTGGATCGGCGTGAGACGACAGCAGACGGCGGAGTTGACCTGATGGGAGAGGCGCAGGAACTGGTCAAAGTAGTGCTCCATTGCGATGTTCAGCGCTGGGCCGTCGATGACCaaggtgcagcgccgctccttGTGGGTCCCCTTGAGCGCGAtgtgctgctccaccacTTCGAGGTCGCGCCCTACGCGCTCAATCGCCTTGGGATCCGATGAATTCAGATGACCAATGTCGATGTGGTCGATGAAGTCGTTGCGCGGGTCGCACAGGGTCGACGTTGCAGCGATCGTCACGGCGGTCTCGCGCTTGTCGCCAGTGAGCATCCAAATGATTACACCGGCGCTCAAGAAGAAGGACAGTGTCTCAGGGACCTCGTCTTGCAGCTTGTCCTCGATAGCGGTGGCACCGACGAGCCGCATATCTTGCTCCATCTCTAAGCAGACTTTATCAATATTGGAGCTGCGGTTGTGCAGGGACTTGCCGGCTTCGACGAACTTCTCGAACCATGGGTCGAACTGGCGCCGTGTGATATCCTTggcgcacacaagcagcgTGCGGAGCCCCGACGAGGACATTTCCGTCAGAGGGATCTCGACATTTTCGATGTGCCCCTGCACATCCGGGGCGCGGCTCAGCTGCGGCCTGATGAAACTGTCGGCCCCCTTATTGTACAGCGTAATTTTTTTGGTGTCGCTGTCCTCGACGATGATGCTCATCATCTTGCGGTCCGGCGTGAACTCCAGTGTGGCGAGGATGTTGTATACCTTGCGCGTCCCATCGTGCAGGAGTAGCGTGATGGACTTTGTCGTACGGCTGATGAGGCGATagccgacagcagcagcggtctcgaccagcgccacctcgtcTGGGGAGCTGCCTTCGTAGACAACACCCAAGTCATCCGTGTCGTCCTTGAAGGGCTGAACCGTGTTGCACAGGGCCAGCGCGAGAAAGTACTCTTGCAGCGGGCCTAGCCCCTTCGACTCGGCctccttgcgcagctgcgcgatgcaCTCGTCCAGATTGTCGGCGTCGATCGGATTACCGAGAGCGTCGCCTAGCTTGAACTTCATGACGTTCTCTGTCAACGTCCCAGTTTTGTCGCTGAAGATGAAGCGCACCATTGCTAGCTGCTCGTTGAGGTTCGACGTGTTCGGCTGGCAGTGCCGCCAGCGGTTGCTCATGTACTCCATCATGAGGCAGTCCACCCGCATCCACTGCGCCTGGACCACTTTGCACACTTCAATCGTGATGAACAGCGAGATGGGCACGCAGTAGCTCAGCAAAATGAAGTAACTCAAGTAGCGGTATCCCCACAGAGTTACGTTCTTGCGAAAGCTGATAAAGAAGCGGAGGTAGGGCGTTTCCCGGTACTTGCTGTTCCACCACACTGCCATGGAGGCTAAGATGAAGAGCATGATGTTCTGGAATATGAGGATGGCTATGATAAAGTAGTTCAGCTTGCGG harbors:
- a CDS encoding phospholipid-transporting ATPase 1-like protein, yielding MPNQPPCWRKCLSTRIFPDKLSKSFCCFSAEADVDEDDEVIVYLNDPELNAQFNYPSNFIRTSKYTLISFLPLSLLLEFKKVSNLYFLMNVIFSLIPGVSPLSPATSIAPLSFVLIVALIKEGVEDIKRHQADNRANSILVQVLRNGKLVSVHSKDIHPGDVMRIKNGEEVRADVVMLASSVEEGQAFIDTCNLDGETNLKSRKALEATWALCEVEAIMNSTAVLHTSKPDPGLLSWAGLLEINGEEHALSLNQFLYRGCVLRNTDWVWGMVAYAGVDTKLFRNLKPKPPKSSNLDRKLNYFIIAILIFQNIMLFILASMAVWWNSKYRETPYLRFFISFRKNVTLWGYRYLSYFILLSYCVPISLFITIEVCKVVQAQWMRVDCLMMEYMSNRWRHCQPNTSNLNEQLAMVRFIFSDKTGTLTENVMKFKLGDALGNPIDADNLDECIAQLRKEAESKGLGPLQEYFLALALCNTVQPFKDDTDDLGVVYEGSSPDEVALVETAAAVGYRLISRTTKSITLLLHDGTRKVYNILATLEFTPDRKMMSIIVEDSDTKKITLYNKGADSFIRPQLSRAPDVQGHIENVEIPLTEMSSSGLRTLLVCAKDITRRQFDPWFEKFVEAGKSLHNRSSNIDKVCLEMEQDMRLVGATAIEDKLQDEVPETLSFFLSAGVIIWMLTGDKRETAVTIAATSTLCDPRNDFIDHIDIGHLNSSDPKAIERVGRDLEVVEQHIALKGTHKERRCTLVIDGPALNIAMEHYFDQFLRLSHQVNSAVCCRLTPIQKATVVRMFQKSTGKTALAIGDGANDVSMIREGRVGVGIIGLEGAHAALAADYAIPRFKHLRRLCAVHGRYSLFRNASCILVSFHKNITVSVVQFIFAFYVGFSGLTLFDGWMLTFYNVLLTSIPPFFMGIFDKDLPEDALLERPKLYTPLSHGEYFNLATLLRWFVESLTTAVILFYAAYPTLIRQDGSHQRYTGGETGTLVFSGLILVIQTRFILQIRYWQWLQVFGMAMSIFLFLLLFLVYSAIPSVFSDTNFYYQAFDLMSTAKYWFFLLLYVGTEVVVVLGVMTFQKNLFPTLRDVAERQYAVQNGGKL